One segment of Pyricularia oryzae 70-15 chromosome 3, whole genome shotgun sequence DNA contains the following:
- a CDS encoding phosphoribosylformimino-5-aminoimidazole carboxamide ribotide isomerase HisA, translating into MTRFRPCIDLHAGQVKQIVGGTLDSTTSELRTNFVSPHPPAHFARLYRDANLVGAHVIMLGPGNDVAAKESLAAWPGGLQVGGGITDKNAAEWIANGADKAIITSFLFPEGRFSQSRLDAVLAALGNDKSKLVIDLSCRRRDTGPEPKWVVAMNKWQTLTDMEVNQDSIKKLEPYCSEFLIHAADNEGLQGGIDEDLVRNLAEWCSIPVTYAGGGRNLDDLEAVKRLSNGKVDLTIGSALDCFGGSGVKLDDCIEWNKRQE; encoded by the exons atgacacGCTTCCGGCCCTGCATCGACCTGCATGCAGGCCAAGTCAAGCAGATCGTCGGTGGCACTCTGGACAGCACCACGTCAGAGCTGAGGACCAACTTCGTTTCTCCGCATCCGCCCGCCCACTTTGCCCGCCTGTACCGCGACGCCAACCTCGTCGGCGCCCACGTCATAATGCTCGGTCCGGGCAACGACGTAGCTGCCAAGGAGTCCCTAGCCGCCTGGCCCGGCGGCCTgcaggtcggcggcggcatcacGGACAAGAACGCCGCCGAGTGGATCGCCAATGGCGCTGACAAG GCCATTATAACCTCCTTCCTCTTCCCCGAAGGCCGCTTCAGCCAGTCGAGGTTAGACGCCGTGCTCGCGGCTCTGGGCAATGACAAATCCAAACTCGTCATTGACCTGTCGTGCCGTCGACGTGACACGGGCCCTGAGCCAAAGTGGGTTGTCGCCATGAACAAGTGGCAGACATTGACCGACATGGAAGTCAACCAAG ACTCTATTAAGAAGCTTGAACCATACTGTTCCGAGTTTCTCATTCACGCTGCCGATAACGAGGGCCTTCAGGGCGGCATAGACGAGGATCTTGTTCGGAATTTGGCCGAGTGGTGCTCCATACCGGTGACGTACGCCGGGGGTGGCAGAAACCTCGATGACCTCGAGGCAGTCAAGAGATTGAGCAATGGTAAAGTCGACCTGACCATTGGTAGCGCCCTGGATTGCTTCGGCGGGAGTGGCGTTAAGCTGGACGACTGTATTGAATGGAACAAACGACAGGAATAG
- a CDS encoding ubiquitin carboxyl-terminal hydrolase — protein sequence MDQPSSPRSPRERAASSEPCSTRPNPFDDDEHSARKRRRTSLSGGASPCRSSRPGTEGSPVALETPKEATRLPPDDVEMRLDTDPSGPRTPEQSTVDTGASAEPVSSRVTINLRNTQQSSNATQSSPLSSKSQAGTTQHDGSDDVKLSVESSVMDGLQLEMPTSTPTSSAMGGSPPVEVIHQPEEDESLIMDEPQISLVQENQVGDVPAPEEPPSFPYRNDDEHQQESLQRASTHVLTHEKMTTAIDRYVGELHDFTRTANYPALIDAYQRNMYLWQGLPDIISCAHYRRNTTRDREIKAILPGIFSEFAALTASFVIFDLSTLHRVMATADLRELDLISPFYLPVLIQLCIRDESSGQVQYGMQYDAASVASCFASCLARHAEAGVYSVLLKLARAQVDLLGSLPRLSDNLDSICQLYFLVATLDAHNSTERPRQQSVIAFELYSIVAAALSTLTEKGITNLSHEHTGCLIRHLGDVMKLALLNPEHPGALKLVEDFRRTYPLIHQTLVPEVISSRYRFTLFSRLIMSSQMQLRVMAVTSMCNDMVACWKRFSEPANDSRNLAVQHFFADYLLQSELISYILGPTCHPEITAESGNIIGFLLVTNTYTEKHTDLLWQTATTTQDPRISDALLRMFCRIVQLLHYDGLLYFCQKFNTLPIEAFTPTVRELVDHVLRHASQKTPDERLETAPYRLCVRLMRESSILGAKLTVACHDIREFATAKFKELLAYGPDAEGRAALYEECIQDIASKSPTTVGSLSAIWNLMHPSRVRELPMLISKYSFAQLLVDELEHAVSLGRKSGCPAVIDGQQNAPRREMLSLLLQSQPNALTSTRLGNRLWGLMVGSDAACPEDRAASWRILNNCKSTRPDNEFVAVCWTEYLPSLPSEYLCSGTLDLIRLCVLPAVNSPSCDMLDDQDSPDWAAIEQIWRMIWTTNDPGLEQLAIQTLVSDIYLNSESVRGFSIYRARKVHLAFVDRCLKQLLAAAERLKTFSGDTSSGDDENMVVVASESQMQEQSSRFIRSLKVLKNFHHLHSEVAYFATPDLPSLPLALPDEVEGDLAGLKFQGFDGEKTTEVKTLHIGRRNTASSLLASLQEATGFENYRIFYRGKPFVPREADICKSLEDLQIHDGFLLVKRESVVAAPAKVRPGASPVEVEILSHFDKLWDCLAMEEPLANEIYSFLIKLPLDEQMLTSTLDSSTSPTVIFPPGQTFKSLYAVSVLHKLVHYNQRASNFPTGIWSEASKRPLSDITGRIFFLAAAALRSDDVVEGCPTQATRSQMIKTITMIITTVLEKFVLIRNPKADEEVARSGAKVVEYMDGELLERLVSLLVSTTDSIMADDASELALKLFHAILACAVCKRCCWDEFVGSAEIRQQFKRLLLQEANPAVRSRVQNGIMALFKERNSLPAVSPAEVERFFWDLICQLVTTSQDYRDKSREAFELWKDLFQMMKESNSATLDVQETLDITTEMLISYETWEDVTQPNYIDVVPQVLAHMMIMMLNPKDVLIDTSLTIMPTLPRKIFWKHLFPPWTRRVDHPLPRPVIHTQTRQLLTHTLMLSVASSRARLDTLLADLKSLVPCDPGNDEDPYHYDIPFNFDRNRAIRSSCGYAGLRNLSNTCYLNSLFTQLFMNVGFRKFMLEAKVQDPEYTQKLLFTTQKVFAYLQDSHQRFIDPADCVDSIRTYDDTPIDIHNQMDVDEFYNLLFDRWEAQLPSAEGKKTFRSFYGGQLVQQVRSQECEHISERLEPFSAIQCDIKGKSSLQESLEAYVEGEIMGGDNKYKCSTCDRHVDAVKRACLKDIPNNLIFHLKRFDFNLRSLTRNKINDFFSFPTHIDMRPYTVEHLADPSKTGPPDMFELVGVLVHSGTAESGHYYSYIRERPTPSGSQDTWVEFNDDMVTAWDPQLIEGSCFGGSEIRAAYDGTSQPFDKTYSAYMLFYQRSSDLAREQDILAGVNEPGPFRAQVPADLAAHIHQENTLLLRRHCLFDPGQINLVHHAMILNRKMRSSEDKFQWTKADSDTVEMALGHLDQVASRAKDVPEFNRLLMSIYTWTREDKNASSAVLKYFSDRPIAFQRMIQRSPDAQVRKNIMQVMISVIESAQARWHQHSGTNPRRPLDLFDESCYLQQAMRLIDELWSHFHVNIRSWAEVFGFMLSFVLLGSLEKAVFLDHGHLYKLVLVIAADSNDSNPQFARMAQAVSRRMATRQPNYDAIIGLLADLLANMHGPKSLDSNDARNMQQLLNTRLYAAYRDQTSMHEMTTHELGLIGRDWPRTENNIFLDKLLCLGQSLPEVEEIIAALVRISSYTQSKVFDTLMAGITGAMVSYPVTPFLRAAVVCCRMSQDRDRVNDLFMQICEQSRSLQNNEGRAFLDFHRDVFHDLLLSERESQPPYPADGLENVHRWAPGLLNYLEPQVGEDVVEFLKLEIFSFGPSHEFPEDSGGVAHANAVDLAAQRLGWECIRFLNNQYITRQQPCQHQVGKVFESLFRECDPFFAVDADGSGQALAPALSLSQSPEIYWPARREVIRQLQQLMVEELDDDASEWENSCESSEPMDSIGDFTMQTTGELIDAELQ from the exons ATGGACCAACCATCCAGCCCCAGATCGCCGAGAGAACGCGCTGCCTCCTCAGAACCTTGCTCAACACGACCGAACCCcttcgacgacgacgaacaCTCGGCCCGTAAGCGCCGTCGTACCTCGTTGAGCGGCGGTGCCTCGCCTTGCCGGTCCAGCCGCCCGGGAACTGAGGGCTCCCCGGTCGCCTTGGAAACACCCAAAGAAGCCACCCGGCTGCCGCCGGACGACGTCGAGATGAGGCTAGATACCGACCCAAGCGGCCCGCGCACCCCGGAGCAGAGCACGGTCGACACAGGTGCTTCGGCGGAACCGGTCTCCAGTCGCGTGACTATCAATCTTCGGAATACACAACAATCATCAAACGCAACACAATCCTCGCCCTTGTCTTCCAAGAGTCAAGCTGGCACTACCCAGCATGATGGTTCTGATGACGTCAAGCTCAGCGTGGAATCCTCTGTGATGGACGGTCTTCAGTTAGAAATGCCTACATCTACCCCCACTTCCTCGGCCATGGGAGGCAGTCCACCGGTGGAGGTGATTCATCAACCAGAGGAAGATGAGAGTCTGATTATGGACGAGCCGCAAATATCGCTTGTGCAAGAGAACCAAGTTGGTGACGTGCCAGCTCCCGAAGAGCCGCCATCTTTCCCCTACCGAAACGATGACGAACACCAGCAAGAGAGCCTCCAGCGAGCCAGTACTCATGTATTGACAC ATGAGAAGATGACAACCGCCATCGATCGATACGTGGGAGAGCTGCATGATTTCACTCGAACTGCAAACTATCCTGCGTTGATCGACGCCTACCAGAGGAATATGTACCTCTGGCAAGGCCTCCCTGACATAATTTCGTGTGCACATTACCGGAGAAACACTACCAGGGATCGTGAAATCAAAGCGATCTTACCCGGCATTTTTTCCGAATTCGCTGCTCTTACGGCTTCGTTCGTGATATTCGACTTGTCGACACTACACCGCGTCATGGCCACGGCAGATCTGAGGGAGCTGGATTTGATCTCACCATTCTACCTTCCAGTACTAATCCAGCTCTGTATACGTGACGAGAGCTCGGGGCAGGTACAGTATGGTATGCAGTACGATGCAGCCTCGGTGGCCAGCTGCTTCGCTAGCTGTCTGGCAAGGCACGCGGAAGCAGGCGTTTACAGCGTACTCTTGAAGCTTGCTCGCGCCCAAGTTGACCTCCTCGGCAGTTTACCGAGGCTTAGCGATAACCTTGACTCCATATGTCAACTGTATTTCCTGGTGGCGACCCTGGACGCCCACAACTCGACAGAGAGACCCCGGCAGCAGTCGGTTATCGCTTTCGAATTGTATAGCATTGTGGCGGCTGCTCTATCCACGCTGACTGAGAAAGGCATTACGAATCTTTCCCACGAGCACACAGGCTGCTTGATAAGACACCTGGGAGATGTGATGAAGCTGGCGCTCTTAAATCCTGAGCACCCAGGAGCGCTCAAGCTCGTCGAAGACTTCCGCAGGACATATCCCCTTATACATCAGACTCTAGTCCCTGAAGTAATATCTTCCAGGTATCGTTTCACTCTGTTCAGCAGACTAATTATGTCTAGTCAAATGCAACTCCGTGTCATGGCAGTCACGTCCATGTGTAACGACATGGTGGCGTGCTGGAAGCGATTCAGCGAGCCAGCGAACGACTCGAGGAACCTTGCTGTGCAGCATTTCTTCGCCGACTATCTGCTGCAATCAGAGCTTATATCCTACATTCTCGGTCCAACCTGCCATCCCGAGATTACAGCCGAGAGTGGAAACATAATTGGTTTTCTGCTAGTCACCAACACATACACAGAGAAGCACACCGATCTTCTTTGGCAGACGGCAACGACAACTCAAGACCCCCGAATTTCGGATGCACTCCTACGCATGTTCTGCCGCATCGTGCAGCTACTTCATTACGATGGCCTGCTATACTTCTGTCAGAAATTCAACACCCTTCCCATCGAGGCGTTCACCCCGACTGTCAGGGAGTTGGTTGATCATGTCTTGCGTCATGCCTCACAAAAGACACCGGACGAGAGACTCGAGACAGCCCCTTATCGGCTCTGCGTAAGGCTGATGCGAGAGTCGTCGATTTTGGGCGCCAAACTGACTGTAGCCTGCCATGATATCCGCGAATTCGCAACCGCAAAGTTCAAAGAGTTGTTGGCCTATGGCCCGGACGCCGAGGGGAGGGCGGCACTCTACGAAGAATGCATTCAAGATATTGCATCCAAGTCACCTACAACAGTTGGGAGTCTCTCAGCGATATGGAACTTGATGCATCCTAGCCGAGTTAGAGAACTGCCCATGCTCATCTCCAAGTATTCATTTGCACAGCTACTGGTTGACGAGCTGGAGCATGCAGTCTCACTCGGACGGAAGAGCGGATGCCCTGCCGTTATTGACGGCCAACAAAATGCTCCACGACGAGAGATGTTGAGCCTGCTCCTGCAGAGTCAGCCCAATGCGCTAACCTCCACCAGATTAGGCAATCGGCTCTGGGGTTTGATGGTTGGTAGCGACGCAGCCTGTCCTGAGGATCGCGCTGCTTCCTGGCGGATTCTCAACAACTGCAAGAGTACGCGTCCGGACAATGAGTTCGTGGCAGTATGCTGGACAGAGTATCTTCCTTCGCTCCCATCCGAGTATTTATGCAGCGGCACTCTGGACTTGATACGTCTCTGTGTATTACCTGCCGTCAACAGCCCTTCGTGCGACATGCTGGATGACCAGGACAGTCCCGATTGGGCTGCCATCGAGCAGATATGGCGGATGATATGGACAACAAATGACCCCGGTCTTGAGCAGCTGGCAATCCAGACGCTCGTCAGCGATATATACCTCAACAGCGAATCCGTTCGAGGTTTTTCAATTTACCGAGCCCGGAAAGTCCACTTGGCTTTCGTCGATAGGTGCCTCAAGCAACTTCTTGCGGCGGCCGAACGCCTGAAGACATTCAGCGGCGATACATCAAGCGGAGATGATGAAAATATGGTGGTAGTCGCAAGTGAATCTCAGATGCAGGAGCAATCCTCGCGCTTTATAAGATCGCTCAAGGTGTTGAAGAACTTTCACCATCTCCACAGCGAGGTAGCATACTTTGCGACGCCAGACTTGCCATCTCTGCCACTTGCCCTGCCCGATGAAGTTGAGGGTGATCTGGCTGGTCTCAAATTCCAAGGATTCGATGGCGAGAAAACCACCGAGGTCAAGACCCTACACATTGGCAGACGCAATACGGCTTCTTCGCTCTTGGCAAGCCTGCAAGAAGCGACCGGCTTTGAGAACTACCGTATCTTCTATCGCGGCAAGCCTTTTGTGCCGCGTGAGGCTGATATCTGCAAGTCTTTGGAAGATTTGCAAATCCATGACGGATTCCTCCTTGTCAAGCGGGAGTCGGTTGTTGCGGCACCCGCAAAGGTTCGCCCGGGAGCTTCACCGGTTGAGGTCGAAATCCTCTCACATTTCGACAAGCTCTGGGATTGTCTGGCGATGGAAGAGCCTTTGGCTAACGAG ATATACTCTTTCCTCATCAAGCTTCCACTCGATGAGCAAATGCTCACCTCTACTTTGGACTCGTCCACCAGCCCAACTGTCATTTTCCCACCCGGCCAGACTTTCAAGTCGCTGTATGCTGTGTCTGTTTTGCACAAACTCGTTCATTACAACCAGCGCGCAAGCAATTTTCCTACGGGAATATGGTCTGAGGCCTCAAAGAGGCCTCTGAGTGACATAACTGGGAGAATATTCTTTCTCGCAGCCGCAGCTCTTCGCAGTGACGATGTCGTTGAAGGATGTCCCACCCAGGCGACTCGTTCGCAGATGATCAAGACAATCACGATGATAATCACGACCGTCCTGGAGAAGTTTGTTCTGATTCGGAACCCTAAGGCGGACGAGGAAGTGGCAAGATCGGGCGCCAAGGTCGTGGAATATATGGATGGCGAGCTCCTCGAACGGCTTGTATCGCTACTGGTTTCGACAACCGACTCAATTATGGCCGACGATGCGTCCGAGCTGGCCCTCAAGCTGTTCCATGCAATTCTTGCGTGTGCTGTGTGCAAACGTTGTTGCTGGGATGAATTTGTGGGATCTGCAGAAATTCGGCAACAGTTCAAGAGACTTCTACTTCAAGAAGCTAATCCAGCTGTCCGCTCTCGGGTGCAGAACGGAATTATGGCTCTCTTTAAGGAAAGAAACAG TCTTCCTGCGGTCTCCCCAGCAGAGGTGGAGCGCTTCTTTTGGGATTTGATTTGCCAGCTTGTGACTACCTCCCAAGATTACCGTGACAAGTCTCGCGAGGCATTTGAGCTTTGGAAGGATCTTTTTCAGATGATGAAGGAATCGAACTCAGCCACCCTCGACGTGCAAGAAACCTTGGACATCACTACTGAGATGTTGATATCCTACGAGACTTGGGAG GATGTCACGCAGCCGAACTACATAGACGTGGTTCCTCAGGTCCTCGCTCATATGATGATAATGATGCTGAACCCGAAGGATGTACTCATTGATACATCTCTGACAATTATGCC GACGCTCCCCCGAAAGATATTTTGGAAACATCTTTTCCCTCCATGGACCAGGCGGGTCGACCATCCATTGCCTCGGCCAGTCATACACACACAAACACGGCAACTCCTAACCCATACGCTGATGCTCAGTGTAGCATCCAGCAGAGCTCGACTGGACACATTGCTGGCGGACCTCAAGAGCTTAGTACCCTGCGATCCAGGCAACGACGAAGATCCCTATCACTACGACATACCATTCAATTTTGACCGTAACAGGGCTATTCGATCATCATGCGGCTACGCCGGGCTGAGGAACTTGTCCAACACATGCTATCTTAACTCGCTATTCACACAACTCTTTATGAATGTGGGTTTTCGAAAGTTTATGCTGGAAGCCAAGGTCCAGGATCCCGAGTACACGCAGAAGCTACTTTTCACGACTCAAAAGGTCTTTGCCTATCTACAGGACAGTCATCAGCGGTTTATCGACCCAGCGGACTGCGTAGATAGCATCAGGACCTATGACGACACCCCAATTGACATCCACAACCAAATGGATGTTGATGAGTTCTACAACCTCCTTTTTGACCGGTGGGAGGCTCAGCTGCCCTCAGCCGAGGGTAAAAAGACATTCAGATCATTTTATGGCGGCCAGCTGGTTCAACAGGTGCGATCTCAGGAATGTGAGCACATATCGGAGCGGCTGGAGCCCTTTTCCGCCATACAGTGCGATATCAAAGGCAAGAGCAGTCTGCAAGAGAGCTTGGAAGCCTATGTTGAAGGCGAGATCATGGGCGGTGACAACAAGTACAAGTGCTCTACTTGCGATCGGCACGTGGACGCCGTCAAGAGAGCATGCCTGAAGGACATTCCAAACAACCTCATCTTTCACCTGAAACGATTCGATTTCAACTTGCGATCTCTGACACGCAACAAGATCAACGACTTCTTTTCGTTTCCCACGCATATTGACATGCGCCCGTATACGGTCGAGCACCTGGCCGATCCGTCGAAGACAGGCCCGCCCGACATGTTTGAGCTCGTTGGCGTCTTGGTGCATTCCGGAACAGCCGAGTCGGGTCACTACTACTCATACATCCGCGAACGACCCACCCCGAGTGGTTCACAGGACACCTGGGTCGAGTTTAATGACGACATGGTAACGGCATGGGACCCTCAGCTCATTGAAGGTTCTTGCTTTGGTGGATCCGAGATCCGTGCTGCCTATGATGGTACAAGCCAGCCATTTGACAAGACTTACAGCGCTTACATGCTCTTCTATCAACGTTCGTCTGACCTGGCCCGTGAACAAGACATTCTGGCTGGAGTCAACGAGCCGGGACCTTTTCGTGCCCAAGTTCCTGCCGATCTGGCTGCGCATATTCACCAAGAGAACACATTGCTGCTGCGCAGACATTGCTTGTTTGATCCTGGTCAGATCAACCTGGTCCACCACGCTATGATATTGAACCGTAAGATGCGATCTAGCGAGGATAAGTTCCAGTGGACCAAAGCAGACAGTGACACTGTGGAGATGGCCCTTGGTCATCTGGATCAGGTTGCTTCTCGCGCGAAGGACGTGCCCGAATTCAACAGACTCTTGATGTCCATATACACCTGGACTAGGGAAGACAAGAACGCCTCGTCTGCAGTTCTCAAGTACTTTAGCGACCGGCCAATTGCATTTCAAAGGATGATTCAGCGAAGTCCTGACGCGCAGGTGAGAAAAAACATCATGCAGGTTATGATCTCTGTCATTGAGAGTGCTCAGGCTCGCTGGCATCAGCACTCTGGCACCAACCCACGCCGGCCGCTGGACTTGTTCGACGAGAGCTGCTACCTGCAACAGGCCATGCGTCTGATAGATGAGCTGTGGTCTCACTTCCATGTTAACATACGCTCCTGGGCCGAAGTCTTTGGGTTTATGCTTTCTTTCGTCCTCCTGGGAAGCCTGGAGAAGGCTGTGTTTCTGGATCATGGCCATCTATACAAACTCGTTCTCGTCATTGCGGCGGACTCCAACGACAGCAACCCGCAATTTGCCCGGATGGCGCAGGCGGTTTCCCGCAGGATGGCAACTCGACAGCCAAACTACGATGCCATCATTGGATTGCTTGCAGATCTTCTGGCTAATATGCATGGACCCAAGAGCCTCGATTCGAATGATGCCAGAAACATGCAACAGTTGCTGAACACACGACTGTACGCGGCATATCGGGACCAGACGTCCATGCATGAGATGACCACACACGAGTTGGGATTGATTGGACGTGACTGGCCTCGAACCGAGAACAACATATTCCTGGACAAGCTACTCTGCCTAGGCCAGAGCCTACCTGAAGTGGAAGAAATTATTGCCGCACTTGTGCGTATCAGCTCTTACACACAATCCAAAGTGTTCGACACTTTGATGGCCGGGATCACCGGGGCCATGGTTTCCTATCCAGTCACACCCTTTCTTCGTGCTGCCGTTGTCTGCTGCCGCATGAGTCAGGACAGAGACCGGGTGAACGACCTCTTTATGCAAATATGCGAACAGTCCAGGAGTCTGCAGAATAACGAAGGCAGGGCCTTTCTGGATTTCCATCGAGACGTATTTCACGACCTGTTGCTATCAGAGCGTGAGTCCCAGCCTCCGTACCCGGCAGACGGTCTCGAAAATGTCCACAGATGGGCACCTGGTCTGTTGAATTACCTCGAGCCTCAAGTTGGCGAGGACGTCGTCGAATTTCTAAAGCTGGAGATCTTCAGTTTTGGCCCTTCACATGAATTCCCAGAGGATTCCGGAGGTGTAGCTCATGCAAACGCAGTCGATCTTGCCGCACAAAGACTGGGATGGGAATGTATCCGCTTCTTGAACAACCAGTACATCACCCGTCAGCAACCGTGTCAGCATCAGGTCGGAAAGGTGTTCGAAAGCCTATTCCGAGAGTGTGATCCCTTTTTTGCGGTTGATGCGGACGGGAGTGGGCAGGCATTGGCACCGGCACTGTCGCTGTCACAAAGCCCAGAGATTTATTGGCCAGCTAGGCGTG AGGTCATAAGACAACTTCAGCAGTTGATGGTTGAAGAACTCGACGATGATGCCTCGG AATGGGAGAACTCGTGCGAATCGTCAGAGCCCATGGATAGCATCGGTGACTTTACGATGCAAACGACCGGGGAGCTTATAGACGCCGAGCTTCAATGA
- a CDS encoding LMBR1 domain-containing protein, with protein sequence MIATAAAAVAEGSRSASPVGSVIFSSVSLLVVSFLVLLLLRYYLPLRTTPAYLLVPVFFAIWLPACIVLLVPIDLASSAATDDEASRGIWLPDRLLLVSWRITYWLTFVLTWFILPVLGEYSDAGYREPKDRLIYSLHQNAQYYAIVLGSSLVGLVYVIWSYGMKLDALKSLVMALAYFWGLALAIYLMGHGLVAIPRSLIRALSISGQLRRIHTRAPKIYERMEDAEADLADLEAQVTELAKRAKTGSARDFQDWIEELVELACLPDGIPGQIASNRASLSSRALPTVITAKYMADLTRQLVRARHARSRYVSEWNYLLQDARETQIILDSAASKKLDFGTATPGAGFWDRITILTPHTRYIYYYYVLPYAKACLGGLLALASACIIWSEMIKLAFPSLSLIRLSVVHHWITDSEGKPVGQVGFAGQMAASFWILYMMAAAFISITEVKVWRGRALVRRNTAHESAFWYASQVARLSVPLSYNFVTFMSPEVYKRTVFFKFLGQLINLTPLGSWFDYLFPVLVLIPVCATLFGLYGKVKRMFGFGFDIVGDEGDEDDGMAGYGTGSWREGRDLIERELNGTSIRHRLRATDGSGTGGRAAPILSIPGARGNNNGTRSPSTTPFATSPNGAFASSSGAGADSSRRALGRGGQPDEDPEDDNFFTALGHRMKNTIDSIDTPKWLQEIGDGIKKPKWMGGDDDDRANNGSGSEGPDFRRWFGGDGRIRL encoded by the exons ATGATAGCgacagccgccgccgccgtggccgaAGGTTCCAGATCGGCCTCCCCCGTCGGTTCTGTTATCTTCTCTTCGGTTTCGCTCCTTGTGGTGTCCTTCCTCGTCCTGCTTCTCCTTCGCTATTACCTTCCGTTACGGACAACGCCTGCATATCTCCTGGTACCCGTCTTCTTCGCCATCTGGTTGCCAGCCTGCATCGTCCTACTGGTTCCTATCGATCTCGCCTCGAGCGCCGCTACCGATGATGAAGCATCGAGGGGCATTTGGCTTCCCGACCGGTTGCTGTTGGTGTCTTGGAGGATCACTTATTGGCTCACGTTTGTCTTGACATG GTTCATCCTCCCCGTACTTGGCGAATACTCCGATGCCGGCTACCGCGAACCAAAGGATCGTTTGATCTACTCACTCCACCAGAACGCCCAGTACTATGCCATTGTTCTTGGCTCCAGCCTTGTCGGACTCGTCTATGTCATTTGGTCATATGGCATGAAACtggacgcgctcaagagtcTCGTAATGGCCCTCGCCTACTTTTGGGGTCTTGCGCTGGCTATTTATCTCATGGGACACGGTCTGGTCGCGATCCCCCGTTCGCTTATTCGGGCCTTGAGCATCAGTGGCCAACTGCGTCGCATCCACACTCGCGCCCCCAAGATCTACGAAAGGATGGAGGACGCAGAGGCCGATCTCGCCGACCTAGAGGCCCAGGTTACCGAACTCGCGAAACGGGCCAAGACTGGGTCTGCGAGGGACTTCCAGGACTGGATTGAGGAGCTGGTAGAGCTCGCTTGCCTTCCCGATGGCATACCGGGGCAGATTGCATCCAACAGGGCAAGCCTGAGCAGCAGAGCCTTGCCCACTGTCATTACGGCAAAGTACATGGCCGACCTCACAAGGCAACTTGTCCGCGCACGACATGCCCGCAGCCGGTATGTGAGTGAGTGGAATTATCTCCTGCAAGATGCCAGGGAGACGCAAATCATCCTGGACTCTGCAGCGTCTAAGAAGCTCGATTTTGGTACCGCTACTCCAGGGGCCGGCTTCTGGGACCGCATCACGATTCTCACCCCGCACACCAGATATATCTACTACTACTATGTGCTACCGTACGCAAAGGCCTGTCTGGGAGGCTTGCTTGCGCTGGCCTCGGCTTGCATTATTTGGTCCGAGATGATCAAGCTGGCGTTTCCCTCGCTGTCCCTTATTCGCCTCAGCGTCGTCCATCATTGGATCACCGACAGCGAAGGGAAGCCGGTCGGCCAGGTCGGATTTGCAGGTCAGATGGCCGCATCCTTTTGGATCTTGTACATGATGGCTGCGGCGTTCATCTCAATCACCGAAGTCAAAGTCTGGCGGGGCCGTGCTCTGGTGAGGCGAAACACTGCCCACGAGTCGGCATTCTGGTACGCCTCTCAGGTTGCACGTCTGAGTGTACCGCTGTCTTATAACTTTGTGACTTTTATGTCTCCCGAGGTATACAAGCGAACCGTCTTTTTCAAATTCCTAGGTCAGCTGATCAATCTCACACCCCTCGGTTCGTGGTTCGATTACCTCTTCCCGGTGTTGGTGCTCATTCCCGTGTGCGCAACTTTGTTTGGACTGTACGGCAAGGTGAAACGCATGTTTGGTTTTGGATTTGACATTGTCGGCGACGAGGGAGATGAGGACGATGGCATGGCTGGTTACGGTACCGGCTCGtggcgcgagggccgcgaTCTGATCGAGCGTGAGCTGAATGGCACATCGATCCGGCACCGGCTCCGAGCCACCGACGGCAGCGGCACGGGCGGCCGCGCGGCACCAATCCTCTCAATACCTGGTGCGAGGGGCAACAACAATGGGACACGATCTCCGAGCACGACACCTTTCGCCACATCACCCAACGGCGCGTTTGCTTCGTCATCGGGGGCAGGGGCCGACTCTTCGAGGCGCGCATTAGGCCGTGGCGGCCAACCTGACGAGGATCCGGAGGATGACAACTTCTTCACTGCGCTGGGACATCGCATGAAGAACACGATCGACTCGATAGATACCCCCAAATGGCTACAGGAAATAGGGGATGGCATCAAGAAACCAAAGTGGATGGGAGGAGACGATGATGATAGGGCCAATAATGGTAGTGGAAGTGAAGGGCCCGATTTTAGACGGTGGTTTGGAGGTGACGGGCGCATCAGGTTGTAG